One Telluria mixta DNA window includes the following coding sequences:
- a CDS encoding 2-hydroxycarboxylate transporter family protein has translation MNTTTYTPASAEQQTAGSSIPQLCLKIARTRIGIVPLPVYFLLLALIGGFVATGKVPNDICVSIAILTVGGFSCAELGKRLPYFRNIGAAAIFATFIPSYLAFSKLLPAPVLKNVVDFTKSTNFLYLFISSIIVGSILSMDRNVLIKGFVKIFVPLAIGSVVAGAVGTAVGTLLGLGPYHTFFYLVAPIMAGGVGEGAIPLSIGYAGILGQEQGHIFAEVLPPVMLGSLTAILLSGMLNSLGKKRPHLSGQGRLQPGEEAPAPQAESLPGQFDIANIAAAGITSISLYMVGMMCFRLFDFPAPVAMLFVAVMFKLSRLVSPQLQQSSYVVYKFFSTAVTYPLLFAIGASMTPWDKLVSAFNVVNLAVIVSTVASLIATGFFVGRRMNMYPIETAIINACHSGQGGTGDVAILTAAERMQLMPFAQIATRIGGAITVTLTLLAMSQLH, from the coding sequence ATGAACACAACGACTTACACTCCGGCAAGCGCAGAACAGCAGACGGCCGGCTCATCCATTCCGCAGCTCTGCCTCAAGATCGCGCGCACCCGCATCGGCATCGTGCCGCTGCCCGTTTACTTCCTGCTGCTGGCGCTGATCGGCGGCTTCGTGGCCACCGGCAAGGTGCCGAACGATATCTGCGTGTCGATCGCCATTCTCACCGTCGGCGGCTTTTCCTGCGCCGAGCTGGGCAAGCGCCTGCCGTATTTCCGCAACATCGGCGCGGCCGCCATCTTCGCGACCTTCATCCCGTCGTATCTCGCCTTCAGCAAGCTGCTGCCGGCGCCCGTGCTGAAGAACGTCGTCGACTTCACCAAGTCCACCAACTTCCTGTACCTGTTCATCTCGTCGATCATCGTCGGCAGCATCCTGAGCATGGACCGCAACGTGCTGATCAAGGGCTTCGTGAAGATCTTCGTGCCGCTGGCCATCGGGTCCGTCGTGGCGGGCGCCGTCGGCACCGCGGTCGGCACGCTGCTGGGCCTGGGCCCGTACCACACGTTCTTCTACCTCGTCGCGCCGATCATGGCGGGCGGCGTCGGCGAGGGCGCGATCCCGCTGTCGATCGGCTACGCGGGCATCCTGGGCCAGGAGCAGGGCCATATCTTCGCCGAGGTGCTGCCGCCCGTGATGCTGGGCAGCCTGACGGCGATCCTGTTGTCCGGCATGCTGAATTCGCTGGGCAAGAAGCGCCCGCACCTGTCCGGCCAGGGCCGCCTGCAGCCGGGCGAGGAAGCCCCGGCGCCGCAGGCCGAAAGCCTGCCGGGCCAGTTCGACATCGCCAACATCGCCGCCGCGGGCATCACCTCGATCTCGCTGTACATGGTCGGCATGATGTGCTTCCGCCTGTTCGATTTCCCCGCGCCGGTCGCCATGCTGTTCGTGGCCGTGATGTTCAAGCTGTCACGCCTCGTGTCGCCGCAGCTGCAGCAGAGCTCCTACGTCGTCTATAAATTCTTTTCGACGGCCGTCACGTACCCGCTGCTGTTCGCCATCGGCGCGTCGATGACGCCGTGGGACAAGCTCGTCTCCGCCTTCAACGTGGTCAACCTCGCCGTCATCGTCTCGACCGTCGCCAGCCTGATCGCCACCGGCTTCTTCGTCGGCCGCCGCATGAACATGTACCCGATCGAGACCGCGATCATCAACGCCTGCCACAGCGGCCAGGGCGGCACGGGCGACGTCGCGATCCTGACGGCGGCCGAGCGCATGCAGCTGATGCCGTTCGCCCAGATCGCCACGCGCATCGGCGGTGCGATCACGGTCACGCTGACCCTGTTGGCAATGTCGCAACTGCACTAA
- a CDS encoding tripartite tricarboxylate transporter substrate binding protein has translation MSVMKSLLRSFLLSLPLLAALPAVAQPSAAECVVPSKPGGAMDLTCKLAQKALQAKPDAPRLKLSYLPGGIGAVAWHTMVSQRRAEPDTLVAFSGGSLLNLAQGKFGKASPDDVRWVAALGVDYGVIAVPADSPYRSLRDLMDALRRDPEKIVIGMSGTIGSQDWMKMALLARQAGLDPRQLRFVALEGGGEEFVAMQAGYVQVVSSDVSETALYTASGKVRVLAVLSDKRLTGAMAGVPTAREQGYDLVWPLIRGILMGPDVSDADYRRWVQAFDRIESAPEFAQMRAQIGLYPLTLTGDALTRYIRQAVADYKRQARQFNLVREH, from the coding sequence ATGAGCGTCATGAAGTCCCTGTTGCGTTCCTTCCTGTTGTCCCTGCCGCTGCTGGCCGCGCTGCCCGCTGTTGCTCAACCTTCGGCCGCCGAATGCGTCGTCCCGTCCAAGCCGGGCGGGGCGATGGACCTGACCTGCAAGCTGGCCCAGAAGGCTCTACAGGCCAAGCCGGATGCGCCGCGGCTGAAGCTGAGTTATCTGCCGGGCGGGATCGGCGCCGTGGCGTGGCACACGATGGTGTCGCAGCGCCGCGCCGAGCCGGACACGCTCGTCGCATTTTCCGGCGGGTCGCTGCTGAACCTCGCGCAGGGCAAGTTCGGCAAGGCGAGCCCGGACGACGTGCGCTGGGTGGCGGCGCTTGGCGTCGACTACGGCGTGATCGCCGTGCCGGCCGACTCCCCGTACCGTTCGCTGCGCGACCTGATGGACGCGCTGCGGCGCGACCCGGAAAAGATCGTGATCGGCATGTCCGGCACGATCGGCAGCCAGGACTGGATGAAGATGGCGCTGCTGGCCCGCCAGGCCGGTCTCGATCCGCGCCAGCTGCGCTTCGTCGCGCTGGAAGGGGGCGGCGAGGAATTCGTCGCGATGCAGGCCGGCTACGTGCAGGTCGTGTCGAGCGACGTGTCGGAAACCGCCCTCTATACGGCGTCGGGCAAGGTGCGCGTGCTGGCCGTGCTGTCCGATAAACGCCTGACGGGTGCGATGGCGGGCGTGCCCACGGCGCGCGAGCAGGGCTACGATCTCGTGTGGCCGCTGATCCGCGGCATCCTGATGGGGCCGGACGTGTCCGATGCGGATTACCGCCGCTGGGTGCAAGCGTTCGACCGCATCGAATCCGCGCCGGAATTCGCGCAGATGCGCGCGCAGATCGGCCTGTATCCGTTGACGCTGACGGGCGACGCGCTGACCCGCTACATCCGCCAGGCCGTCGCCGACTACAAGCGCCAGGCGCGGCAGTTCAATCTCGTGCGCGAGCACTAG
- a CDS encoding type 1 glutamine amidotransferase domain-containing protein has product MNTFKPLAGKRIAVLAADGFEQAELKTPLAALADGGADVTLISLRRGRIRAMHMHQPGDLARVDQTIDDAQAADYDGLLIPGGYISPDSLRQSAQVRAFVRQFDTAGKPIALLSQAPLILVSAGLAPRRTLTSWPGIRDDVVNAGATWLNQDVVRDAHVLSCRGTQDLAAFVQALVPFFAGEPATQANSAEAQSDPAQDKPLEQPNQSLRWLAAPSFGTMLSLALLGVGVVAAQRVRHKVPTAEVPADAASARARD; this is encoded by the coding sequence ATGAACACCTTTAAGCCACTTGCCGGAAAACGCATCGCGGTCCTGGCCGCCGACGGATTCGAACAGGCGGAACTCAAGACGCCGCTCGCGGCACTCGCCGACGGCGGCGCCGACGTGACATTGATCTCGCTGCGGCGCGGGCGGATCCGCGCCATGCACATGCACCAGCCCGGCGATCTCGCGCGCGTCGACCAGACGATCGACGACGCCCAGGCCGCCGACTACGACGGCCTGCTGATCCCCGGCGGCTACATCAGCCCCGACAGCCTGCGCCAGTCCGCCCAGGTGCGGGCCTTCGTGCGGCAGTTCGACACGGCGGGCAAGCCCATCGCCCTGCTGTCCCAGGCGCCATTGATCCTCGTGTCGGCCGGACTCGCGCCGCGGCGCACGCTGACGTCGTGGCCCGGCATCCGCGACGACGTCGTCAACGCGGGCGCGACCTGGCTGAACCAGGACGTGGTGCGCGACGCGCACGTGCTGTCGTGCCGGGGCACGCAAGACCTCGCCGCGTTCGTGCAGGCGCTCGTGCCATTCTTCGCGGGCGAGCCTGCGACGCAAGCGAACTCGGCGGAGGCGCAATCGGACCCGGCGCAGGACAAGCCGCTGGAACAGCCGAACCAGTCGCTGCGCTGGCTCGCGGCGCCATCGTTCGGCACGATGCTGAGCCTCGCGCTGCTGGGTGTCGGGGTCGTGGCCGCGCAGCGCGTGCGGCACAAGGTGCCGACCGCGGAGGTGCCGGCGGACGCTGCTAGTGCTCGCGCACGAGATTGA
- a CDS encoding FUSC family protein translates to MHYALAPRTLFFSHYFYTGLRIATGVVGLTFLTYAVADLPTAMAVAMGALCTSLMDLPSPLRHKFNEMLAGVLTCSLVALLVSLCSPVQWLLRTVIVLVSFLASMMTVYGRKAMPLQFVALFVMMLSSDDAATPLQALRHAALFFAGGAGYMTYAMIVVWRLRRRLKQQVLAEALYELAAYTGIKAGCYDLDYPLPAQMEKLVRQQSVLAERQQASRDLVLRGKPRDDEAVLVRVHYAMFDLYELVLSTHTDYALLRQHFAGGPVLPLLGDLIGKAARDIESVAYAMTRNRPSYAAIDYRDELAALDAALRALPPADSDEVNAQAVLRATSNKIRDMIAMIARLHAASATAGGTLPMAPGSDLTPFLTQQRYNLGILVANLRWTSPTFRFALRVAMAISVGLLSSEWLPYTSHGYWTALTIAVILKPTFSMTRQRRADRLIGTLIGCVLTAVILRFVHAPAALIGFLFVATAAGPTFLSIKYRYTAIAASVQALLLIGLTVPHFAGAIEQRLLDTLLGALIASFFSYVLPNWEHQNLPELVDAVTDANRGYIDAAADLLLGRAVDDARYRIQRKRFMDALANLSAALGRMLDEPQSQQRAPAELNRFTVQNYLLMAHMAALRLLLQRYADNLPRAEVEAALEHAFARLRSTLGAATQAEPAAPHGSTAWPGWAPLQRRLRLLQQDAAQVALCHGAIDTALGRTVHRSTSKTVDAEWN, encoded by the coding sequence ATGCATTACGCCCTCGCGCCGCGCACGCTCTTCTTCAGTCACTACTTTTACACCGGCCTGCGCATCGCCACGGGCGTCGTCGGCCTGACGTTCCTGACGTACGCCGTCGCCGACCTGCCGACCGCGATGGCGGTGGCGATGGGCGCGCTGTGCACGAGCCTGATGGATCTGCCCAGCCCGCTGCGTCACAAGTTCAACGAGATGCTGGCCGGCGTGCTGACGTGCTCGCTGGTGGCGCTGCTGGTCAGCCTGTGTTCTCCCGTGCAATGGCTGCTGCGTACCGTCATCGTGCTCGTCTCCTTCCTCGCCAGCATGATGACGGTGTACGGCCGCAAGGCGATGCCCCTGCAGTTCGTCGCCCTGTTCGTGATGATGCTGTCGAGCGACGACGCCGCCACGCCGCTGCAGGCGCTGCGCCACGCTGCCCTGTTCTTCGCGGGCGGGGCCGGCTACATGACGTATGCGATGATCGTCGTCTGGCGGCTGCGGCGGCGCCTGAAGCAACAGGTGCTGGCCGAAGCGCTGTACGAACTGGCGGCCTATACCGGCATCAAGGCGGGCTGCTACGACTTGGACTATCCGCTGCCCGCGCAAATGGAAAAGCTCGTGCGCCAGCAAAGCGTGCTGGCCGAGCGCCAGCAGGCGTCGCGCGACCTGGTCCTGCGCGGCAAGCCCAGGGACGACGAGGCCGTCCTCGTACGCGTGCATTACGCCATGTTCGACCTGTACGAACTGGTGCTGTCCACGCACACCGATTACGCGCTGCTGCGCCAGCATTTTGCCGGCGGCCCCGTGCTGCCGCTGCTGGGCGACCTGATCGGCAAGGCGGCGCGCGACATCGAATCGGTGGCGTATGCCATGACGCGCAACCGGCCGTCGTACGCCGCCATCGACTACCGCGACGAGCTGGCCGCGCTCGATGCGGCCCTGCGTGCCCTGCCCCCGGCCGACAGCGACGAGGTCAATGCGCAGGCCGTGCTGCGCGCCACGTCCAACAAGATCCGCGACATGATCGCGATGATCGCGCGCCTGCACGCCGCCAGCGCGACGGCCGGCGGGACACTCCCGATGGCGCCGGGCAGCGACCTGACGCCCTTCCTCACCCAGCAGCGCTACAACCTCGGCATCCTGGTCGCCAACCTGCGCTGGACGTCGCCCACGTTCCGGTTTGCGCTGCGCGTGGCGATGGCGATCTCGGTGGGGCTGTTGTCGTCCGAATGGCTGCCCTACACGTCGCACGGCTACTGGACGGCGCTGACGATCGCCGTGATCCTCAAGCCGACCTTCAGCATGACCCGCCAGCGCCGCGCCGACCGCCTGATCGGCACGCTGATCGGCTGCGTGCTCACGGCCGTGATCCTCCGGTTCGTCCATGCGCCGGCCGCATTGATCGGCTTCCTGTTCGTCGCGACCGCCGCCGGGCCGACCTTCCTGTCGATCAAATACCGCTACACGGCGATCGCCGCCAGCGTGCAGGCCCTGCTGCTGATCGGCCTCACGGTGCCGCACTTCGCGGGCGCCATCGAGCAACGCCTGCTCGATACGCTGCTCGGCGCGCTGATCGCGTCGTTCTTCAGCTATGTGCTGCCGAACTGGGAACACCAGAACCTGCCGGAGCTGGTGGACGCCGTGACCGACGCCAACCGCGGCTACATCGACGCCGCCGCCGACCTGCTGCTGGGACGCGCGGTCGACGATGCCCGCTACCGGATCCAGCGCAAGCGCTTCATGGACGCCCTCGCGAACCTCAGCGCCGCGCTGGGCCGCATGCTCGACGAACCGCAGTCCCAGCAGCGCGCGCCGGCCGAGCTGAACCGCTTCACGGTGCAGAATTACCTGCTGATGGCGCACATGGCCGCGCTGCGCCTGTTGCTGCAGCGTTACGCGGACAACCTCCCGCGCGCGGAAGTCGAGGCCGCGCTCGAGCACGCGTTCGCCCGGCTGCGCAGCACGCTCGGGGCCGCCACGCAGGCGGAACCGGCGGCGCCGCACGGCAGCACGGCCTGGCCCGGCTGGGCACCGCTGCAACGCCGTCTACGCCTGCTGCAACAGGATGCGGCGCAGGTGGCGCTGTGCCATGGCGCGATCGATACCGCACTCGGGCGGACAGTGCATCGATCCACTTCAAAAACCGTGGACGCCGAATGGAACTAA
- a CDS encoding vanadium-dependent haloperoxidase, which produces MERRTFLRVGSALALGNALAACGGGDTAPQSAAQPAAQPPQFKAVVGWNQTALQAIRNAKPGPPMAARSLAVMHTSMYNAWAAYSPVAVQTPHGPRVRRPESEQVADNKTMAMSHAAYRVLLDQFPTQKALFDSYMASLGYDLANQTDLASPQGIGQALAAAMLDYCHKDGSNQLGNLTPGGVPYADYTGYVSQNPPLVVAQPTPVAAMPAPGNWQPLTYTNASGAVVTPVYLAACWGNMTPFALASADQYRPGPPAAAGTPEYAAQAQHIVDVQAALTERQKVIAEYWADGPASELPPGHWCLLAQSVSTRDGNSDDQDVLLFFALANALSDAAIAAWDAKRAYDSERPITAVRYLMQGKTITGYGPLGVAGGLRQIAGETWVPYQPATFPTPPFPEHVSGHSTFSAAAAEVLRRFTGSDAFGSSYTKPAHSMAIEPALPSSDVTLNWATFSAAADEAGLSRVYGGIHFDNANVAGKDLGRKVGALVFNKAQRYWMGQA; this is translated from the coding sequence ATGGAGCGACGTACCTTTCTGAGGGTGGGCAGCGCGCTGGCACTCGGCAACGCGCTCGCGGCCTGCGGCGGTGGCGACACCGCGCCCCAGTCTGCGGCCCAACCTGCGGCCCAGCCGCCGCAATTCAAGGCCGTGGTCGGCTGGAACCAGACCGCGCTGCAAGCCATCCGCAATGCGAAGCCGGGCCCGCCGATGGCCGCGCGTTCCCTCGCGGTGATGCATACGAGCATGTACAACGCGTGGGCCGCGTACAGCCCGGTGGCCGTGCAGACGCCGCATGGTCCCAGGGTGCGACGGCCAGAGTCCGAACAGGTGGCCGACAACAAGACGATGGCGATGAGCCATGCCGCCTACCGCGTGCTGCTCGACCAGTTCCCGACGCAGAAAGCCCTGTTCGACAGCTATATGGCGAGCCTTGGCTACGACCTCGCGAACCAGACCGATCTCGCATCGCCCCAGGGCATCGGCCAGGCGCTGGCCGCGGCCATGCTCGACTATTGCCACAAGGATGGCTCGAACCAGCTGGGCAACCTGACGCCCGGCGGCGTGCCGTACGCGGACTACACGGGGTACGTGTCGCAGAATCCACCGCTGGTCGTGGCCCAGCCGACACCGGTCGCCGCCATGCCCGCACCAGGAAACTGGCAACCGCTCACCTATACGAACGCATCCGGCGCCGTCGTGACGCCTGTCTACCTCGCGGCCTGCTGGGGAAACATGACGCCGTTCGCGCTGGCATCGGCCGACCAGTACCGTCCCGGCCCGCCCGCCGCCGCGGGCACACCCGAGTATGCCGCGCAGGCGCAGCACATCGTCGACGTGCAGGCGGCGCTCACGGAGCGCCAGAAGGTGATCGCCGAATACTGGGCCGACGGCCCGGCATCGGAACTGCCGCCGGGGCACTGGTGCCTGCTCGCGCAATCCGTCTCCACACGCGACGGCAACTCGGACGACCAGGACGTGCTGCTGTTCTTCGCGCTGGCCAATGCGCTGTCCGACGCGGCGATCGCCGCGTGGGACGCGAAGCGCGCGTACGACTCGGAGCGCCCGATCACGGCGGTCCGCTACCTGATGCAGGGGAAGACGATCACGGGCTACGGCCCGCTGGGCGTGGCCGGCGGCTTGCGCCAGATCGCGGGCGAGACGTGGGTCCCCTACCAGCCCGCCACGTTCCCCACACCGCCCTTCCCCGAACACGTGTCCGGCCACAGCACGTTCAGCGCGGCCGCGGCGGAAGTGCTGCGCCGCTTCACCGGCAGCGACGCGTTCGGCAGCAGCTACACGAAACCGGCGCACTCGATGGCCATCGAACCCGCCCTGCCGTCCAGCGACGTGACGCTGAACTGGGCGACGTTCAGCGCCGCGGCGGACGAAGCCGGCCTGTCGCGCGTCTATGGCGGGATTCACTTCGACAATGCGAACGTGGCCGGCAAGGACCTGGGGCGCAAGGTCGGTGCGCTCGTGTTCAACAAGGCGCAGCGCTACTGGATGGGACAGGCCTGA
- a CDS encoding sigma-70 family RNA polymerase sigma factor, whose translation MPCTTAIDVFEQLRPRLVALSLRIVGSAADAEDVVQDCFLKWQAADRDALATPAAWLTTVVQHQSIDRLRRRAREVQAAHAAMELVPAAPPALPDEALLRRADVGDALARMFARLSPSERLALVLFDVFECGHADIAAALGTTPANARQHLSRARRRLRAPDGDTPPDDKLCRELIRRFHAALDGLDVPAMVNLLTETQPMAVRASANDATYYLMLAA comes from the coding sequence ATGCCCTGCACCACCGCCATCGACGTGTTCGAACAACTGCGTCCGCGCCTCGTCGCGCTCAGCCTGCGCATCGTCGGCAGCGCGGCCGACGCCGAGGATGTCGTGCAGGATTGCTTCCTGAAATGGCAGGCCGCGGACCGGGACGCACTGGCGACGCCCGCGGCCTGGCTGACGACCGTCGTGCAGCACCAGTCGATCGACCGCCTGCGCCGGCGCGCGCGCGAGGTACAAGCCGCGCACGCCGCCATGGAACTCGTGCCCGCCGCCCCGCCCGCCCTGCCCGACGAGGCGCTGCTGCGGCGCGCGGACGTCGGCGACGCGCTGGCCCGGATGTTCGCCCGGCTGTCGCCGTCCGAGCGGCTGGCGCTGGTCCTGTTCGACGTGTTCGAATGCGGCCACGCCGACATCGCGGCCGCGCTCGGTACGACACCGGCGAACGCCCGCCAGCACCTGTCGCGCGCGCGGCGCCGCCTGCGCGCGCCCGATGGCGACACGCCGCCGGACGACAAACTGTGCCGCGAGCTCATCCGCCGCTTCCATGCCGCGCTCGACGGTCTCGACGTGCCGGCGATGGTGAACCTGCTGACGGAAACGCAGCCGATGGCCGTGCGCGCCAGCGCCAACGATGCGACGTACTACCTTATGCTGGCCGCGTAA
- the clpP gene encoding ATP-dependent Clp endopeptidase proteolytic subunit ClpP, with protein MNFVPTVIEQTGRGERAFDIYSCLLKERVIFLVGEVTEQSANLIVAQLLFLESDNPDKDISLYINSPGGSVYAGMAVYDTMQFVRPDVSTLCTGFAASMGSFLLAAGARGKRYALPNARIMIHQPHGGSQGVAADIDIQAREMLYQRHRLNTILAERTGQTLARIEKDTDRDRYMSAAEGVEYGLIDRVLDARSVG; from the coding sequence ATGAATTTCGTGCCCACCGTCATCGAACAGACCGGCCGCGGCGAACGCGCCTTCGACATCTATTCCTGCCTGCTGAAGGAAAGAGTCATCTTCCTCGTCGGCGAGGTAACGGAACAGTCGGCCAACCTGATCGTCGCGCAGCTGCTGTTCCTCGAATCGGACAATCCCGACAAGGACATCTCACTGTACATCAACTCGCCCGGCGGGTCCGTGTACGCGGGCATGGCCGTGTACGACACGATGCAATTCGTCCGGCCCGACGTGTCGACGCTGTGCACGGGCTTTGCCGCCAGCATGGGCTCGTTCCTGCTGGCGGCGGGCGCACGCGGCAAGCGCTATGCGCTGCCGAATGCCCGTATCATGATCCACCAGCCGCACGGCGGATCGCAGGGCGTGGCGGCCGACATCGACATCCAGGCGCGCGAGATGCTGTACCAGCGCCACCGCCTGAACACGATCCTCGCGGAACGCACGGGGCAGACCCTGGCGCGGATCGAGAAGGACACCGACCGCGACCGCTACATGTCCGCCGCCGAGGGCGTGGAATACGGGCTCATCGACCGGGTGCTGGACGCGCGCAGCGTCGGGTGA
- a CDS encoding exo-alpha-sialidase gives MKLINATLLAAAALAVQQPAMAYSWGNVGIGGGGFVSAVIPSKTEANVVYARTDVGGAYRWDNASGRWVSLLDWVAEDQVGFLGVEALAVDPKNAANVYMTVGINYFNNGKTAVLRSSDYGRTFTVADVTSQFKAHGNGMGRQNGERLVVDPGSSNVLYAGTRQSGLFKSTNYGASWARVTALNVTTTPNDNGISLVLADPSSVSGGVAQRLLVGVSRYGSAGANLYRSDNGGASFSAISGSPSGLMPQRAAFDGAGNVYITYANGAGPNGNSSGSEPMNSGQIWRYTISNGAWTNVTPSGVNAAFSGISVDPSNSQRLVASTINQYMQQGDSWGDHVYISTNGGASWTDVINRGFVRDNGGVPWINGKAIHWAGVAVFDPFNNKAVWVTSGNGIFKTANIDAVPTTWTFTVKGLEETVPLNINSIPGGPVLSAIGDYDGFLHYNIDAYTNPQFSPNMGTTTGLAVADANTNLAVRVGNKMYTSANGGVNWNQTNMNGSYGQVALSASGTVLLHNPSNSSTMYRSTNMGGTWSTVGGLSVNNARPVADPANASKFYVYNPADGSFMISTDSGASFWKFSTLATWGSDVIRAAPGREGDIWVPLNWGGLARTTSSGWQFSNIANVTYCGAVGFGKAAAGASYPTVFIWGTIGGVTGVYRSTDAGQSWTRINDNAHQYGGPGNGHFVVGDMNTFGVVYMSTAGRGIVVGKP, from the coding sequence ATGAAGTTGATCAATGCAACACTGCTTGCGGCGGCCGCTCTGGCCGTCCAGCAGCCGGCAATGGCTTATTCATGGGGGAACGTCGGCATCGGCGGCGGCGGGTTCGTGTCGGCCGTCATCCCCAGCAAGACGGAAGCGAATGTCGTGTACGCGCGCACGGACGTCGGCGGCGCGTACCGGTGGGACAATGCCAGCGGCCGCTGGGTGTCGCTGCTGGACTGGGTGGCGGAAGACCAGGTCGGCTTCCTCGGCGTCGAAGCGCTCGCGGTCGACCCGAAGAACGCGGCCAATGTCTACATGACCGTCGGGATCAATTATTTCAACAACGGCAAGACCGCGGTGCTGCGCTCGTCCGATTACGGCAGGACGTTTACTGTCGCCGACGTGACGAGCCAGTTCAAGGCGCACGGCAACGGCATGGGCCGCCAAAACGGCGAGCGGCTCGTTGTCGACCCGGGCTCGAGCAATGTGCTGTATGCCGGCACGCGCCAGAGCGGGCTGTTCAAGAGCACGAACTATGGCGCGAGCTGGGCCAGGGTGACGGCACTGAACGTGACGACGACGCCCAACGACAACGGCATCAGCCTCGTCCTCGCCGATCCGTCCAGCGTGTCGGGCGGCGTGGCGCAGCGGCTGCTGGTCGGCGTCTCGCGCTACGGCTCGGCGGGGGCGAACCTGTACCGCAGCGATAACGGGGGCGCGTCGTTCAGTGCCATCTCCGGCAGCCCGTCCGGCCTGATGCCGCAGCGCGCCGCGTTCGACGGCGCCGGCAACGTGTACATCACGTATGCCAACGGCGCGGGACCGAACGGCAACAGCTCGGGCTCGGAGCCCATGAACAGCGGCCAGATCTGGCGCTACACGATCTCGAACGGCGCGTGGACCAACGTGACCCCGTCCGGCGTCAACGCGGCGTTCAGCGGCATCAGCGTGGACCCCTCCAATTCGCAGCGCCTGGTCGCGTCGACCATCAACCAGTACATGCAGCAGGGCGACAGCTGGGGCGACCATGTGTACATCTCGACCAACGGCGGCGCCAGCTGGACCGACGTGATCAACCGTGGCTTCGTCCGCGACAATGGCGGCGTGCCCTGGATCAACGGCAAGGCGATCCACTGGGCCGGCGTGGCCGTGTTCGATCCGTTCAACAACAAGGCCGTGTGGGTGACCTCGGGCAACGGTATCTTTAAAACGGCGAATATCGACGCCGTGCCGACCACGTGGACGTTCACCGTCAAGGGTCTGGAAGAAACGGTGCCGCTGAACATCAACAGCATCCCGGGCGGCCCCGTGCTGTCCGCCATCGGCGACTACGACGGCTTCCTGCACTACAACATCGACGCGTACACGAACCCGCAGTTCTCGCCGAACATGGGGACGACCACCGGCCTGGCCGTCGCCGACGCCAACACGAACCTCGCGGTGCGGGTCGGGAACAAGATGTACACGTCGGCCAATGGTGGCGTGAACTGGAACCAGACGAATATGAACGGTTCCTACGGCCAGGTGGCGCTGTCGGCCAGCGGCACGGTCCTGCTGCATAACCCGTCCAATTCGTCGACCATGTATCGTTCCACCAACATGGGCGGGACCTGGTCGACGGTGGGCGGCCTCAGCGTCAACAATGCGCGCCCGGTCGCGGATCCGGCCAATGCGAGCAAGTTCTACGTGTACAACCCGGCCGACGGCAGCTTCATGATCAGCACGGACAGCGGCGCGTCGTTCTGGAAGTTCAGCACGCTGGCCACCTGGGGCAGCGACGTGATCCGTGCCGCGCCGGGTCGCGAAGGCGATATCTGGGTCCCGCTGAACTGGGGCGGCCTGGCACGGACCACGAGCTCGGGCTGGCAATTCAGCAACATCGCGAACGTCACGTATTGCGGCGCGGTCGGCTTCGGCAAGGCTGCGGCGGGTGCGTCGTATCCGACCGTGTTCATCTGGGGCACCATCGGCGGCGTGACCGGCGTGTACCGGTCGACCGACGCGGGGCAGAGCTGGACCCGCATCAACGACAATGCGCACCAGTACGGCGGGCCGGGCAACGGCCATTTCGTCGTCGGTGACATGAACACGTTCGGCGTGGTCTACATGAGCACGGCGGGACGGGGTATCGTCGTCGGTAAACCATAA